The region GGGATGATACAGATGTGACTGCAGGGGTTGGGTAAGCGGGCAGTTACTGTGAACAACTTTCCTGACTTTTCCAGGCAAGGTTACCAGGTACTGTGTGAACTGGGACGTAATCCCTTGGGCGGACGCGTCACCTACCTGGCTCACAATCAAGCAGGTCAACCTGTGGTCATCAAACAATTCCAGTTTGCCAAGGGCAGAACCTGGGACGGATTCAAAGCCATCGAACGAGAAATGCAAACCCTCAAAGAATTAGACCATCCTGGCATTCCCCGCTACCTCGATACCTTGGAAACAGCAGACGGCTTTTGCCTGGTGCAGGAATACAAACAAGGACGCATGCTCTCTCAACTCATAGGTTGTGACTCACCCCGTCGTGGTGTTTCAACATGCAGTACGCCCTATTTTGAAAGGTTCAAAAGATATAATCTTGGCTATAGCTCTATTTACTATTGCTGGTCTGGGGTTATTTATCGGTATTTTTGGAGGGTTTAGAATACTATTTGTAGAAACTCTGCCGTTTTGGTTTAGAGTTTTAGTGCCTTTTCTAGCGCCGCTATCTTTTTTGTTCGGAATTGTAGTCTTACTGCACGCGAATGAATTAAGTTCTTCAAGTTTTTATGATGATCCTGCCTTTGTCAAAGTAAAAAGAATCAGAACTATAAAGTTTATCTATAGAGTTATCACAAGTATTTTCTTGGGTTTTAGTCTGGGCTTTGGTTCCAAATTTGGCTTTTCCCCTATCGTGACCCTCCTTTGCATCGGAGCAGGTGGACTATTCTGTAGCTCATACATCATTCCCTGGTGGTGGTATTTCAGACAAAGACAAGCAATTTTGTCTCAGGAACAAAATGAGCAACACTTAATCCAGCCTTGAATGTCTATTCCCCTGGCTATATATTTTTGACCCCAATTTATGCTAAGTTGACTAACCACGGACTAATTACTAACTTAATTTTATGATTCTCTCTGCAGAACAGCGGCGCAAGTTAGATGAAACAGACGACACCTTATTCTATTTGCAACCCCGCTTAGTTACTCATGTTGACCAACTGTTCATCCTGCAATTGACTAATCTCTACCGTAAGTATCTGCGCCCCGATATGGTCATTCTTGATCTGATGAGTAGTTGGGTTTCCCATCTGCCCAAAGAGATAAAATATGCCAGGGTGGAAGGGCATGGTCTCAATGCAGAGGAGTTAGCCCACAATCCCCAACTCGATCGTTATTTTGTGCAAAATCTCAATCAAAATCAGCGATTGCCCTACGAGGATGCCACCTTTGATGCGGTGTTGAATGCGGTATCAGTGCAGTATCTGCAGTATCCAGAGGCTGTGTTTAGGGAGATTGCCCGTATTCTTAAACCAGGGGGAATAGCGATCGTGAGTTTTTCTAATCGCATGTTTTTCACCAAAGCAATTCAAGCTTGGATCAATGCCTCGGAGAAGGAAAGAGTAGAGCTGGTAAAGGGTTATTTTACTGAAAGCGGTCTATTTACGGAGCCAGAGGTGATTGCCCGTCCCAGTTGGTTTAGTGACCCCTTTTATGCTGTAATAGCTAGGCGTAAGTGAGAGATTGTCCATGCCCCCTAGCCTACCCTATCCTCCCCATCCTGACGACCCTGGCTACCAACGATTAGAACGCCGTGTCAATTTTCTTTTACATTTGATGGTCTTCGCTGCAGTGAATAGCGGACTGTGGTTTTTCGTTTTGTTACAACGATCGGACTGGTTAGGGTGGAGGTGGTTAACTATTAGTTGGGCGACAGTTCTCCTTAGCCACGCCCTGTGGGTACTGAGCAAGAGGAAGTCCTAATGACTACGAGCGAGGAAATTGAACAACTGGCGGCAACGATCGGGGAGGTTGTCTATTTGGAGGTAGCAAAATGGCGGTTGTATGCTAACGATGCCCATCTCCACGTCAAGCTGGCAGAGGAAATTGCACCCCTAATTGAGGCGCACAAGCTGGAACGGGAACGGATTGCTGCCATCTTTGCCAGTACGCCGATTACGCTAGGCAGTGGGAAAACTGTCCCCCTCCTGGATTTTGTCCCCGAGCGGGTGATTACGCAACTGTGGGAAATTTTAATTGAGGACGATCGGTGAACTGGAAGGTAGTTGAGGGAGGGGTGACAGCACCCCAGGGCTTTTGGGCCAGTGGCATTCGGGCGGGATTAAAGCCATCGGGCTTGCCGGATTTAGCTTTGATAGTCTCGGAAGTGCCAGCCACGGGAGCGGGTGTGTTTACTACTTCCGTGGTGCGGGCGGCTTGTGTGGACTACGATCGACAGGTACTGTCTAGCCAAAACAAATTCAAAGCCATTCTCTGCAATGCGGGCCAGGCAAATGCTTGTACAGGCAAGCTGGGGGAAGAGATCATGCTGGCAAGTATCCGCTGTTTACAGGAGGCATTAGGCACGCAAGATGGCATTTTGGTGGCTTCAACGGGGGTAATTGGCAGACAAATCGATCGGGAGAAATTCCTAACGGGGATTCCCCAAGCAGTAGCAGCTCTGTCCAGGGAGGGGGGAATGGCAGCTGCCCAGGCGATCGTGACCACTGACTTAGTGACAAAAGTACAGGCGTTCGAAACGGAGATTGAGGGTGTAACGGTACGGATAGGAGGGATGGCAAAGGGGTCAGGGATGATCCACCCCCAAATGGCAACTATGTTAGGTTTCATTACCTGTGATGCCCCTGTGGAACCCTCTCTGTGGCAGGCAATGTTACGGCGGGCGGCAGACAAAAGTTTCAACCAAATTACCGTCGATGGGGATACCAGCACTAACGATATGGTGTTGGCGCTGTGTAACGATCGGTCTGGGTTACCCCTAGTCTCTGACCCCGACTCGGAGGCGGCAAAAACGATCGAGTCTATGCTCACGGATTTGTGCATTTATCTGGCTAAAAAAGTAGCGCGGGATGGAGAGGGGGCAACGTGCCTAATCGAAGTACAGGTAGAGGGGGCTGGCACTGATGAGGAGGCTAGGCAAATGGCTAGAACGATCGCTAGTTCCTCTCTCCTGAAGTCAGCCATTTTTGGCAGAGACCCCAACTGGGGCAGGATTGCAGCAGCAGCCGGTCGCAGTGGCGTACCTTTTGACCCCACCCAACTCCGTATTCAACTGGGGGACTATCTGCTCATGGAACGGGGACAACCCCTGGAATTCGATCGGGCTGGTGCTTCCCAATATCTCAGAGAGCAAGCGGAACGATCGGGCAAGGAGCAAAAAATTGACGCTCCTGTAGTGATTCAGGTACAGATTGGAGAAGGCAAGGGGCAGGGGATAGCTTGGGGATGTGACCTCACCTACGACTACGTGCGCATCAACGCAGAATACACAACCTAGCCCCATACAGAACTACCCCTCCTAGCGATCGTTTTTAGTGGTAAGACCTAGCCAGTGCAGGTGATGTTAAGATAGATAAACTATTGAGAATTAACCATGCGCACAATTTTAATGACAGGCAAAGGAGGGGTAGGCAAGACCTCCATGGCAGCGGCTACAGGTCTACGCTGTGCAGAACTTGGTTACAAAACTTTAGTATTGAGCACAGACCCTGCTCACTCCCTAGCGGATAGTTTCGATCGGGAATTATCCCATGATCCTATACAAATTCGCCCTAACCTCTGGGGAGCGGAACTAGATGCCCTGCGGGAGCTAGAAGGCAATTGGGGGGCAGTCAAGCGCTACATCAGCGACGTATTACAGGCGCGGGGTTTAGATGGAGTACAGGCAGAGGAATTGGCAATTCTCCCTGGTA is a window of Pseudanabaenaceae cyanobacterium SKYG29 DNA encoding:
- a CDS encoding DUF3181 family protein; translated protein: MTTSEEIEQLAATIGEVVYLEVAKWRLYANDAHLHVKLAEEIAPLIEAHKLERERIAAIFASTPITLGSGKTVPLLDFVPERVITQLWEILIEDDR
- a CDS encoding 2TM domain-containing protein yields the protein MPPSLPYPPHPDDPGYQRLERRVNFLLHLMVFAAVNSGLWFFVLLQRSDWLGWRWLTISWATVLLSHALWVLSKRKS
- the argJ gene encoding bifunctional glutamate N-acetyltransferase/amino-acid acetyltransferase ArgJ produces the protein MNWKVVEGGVTAPQGFWASGIRAGLKPSGLPDLALIVSEVPATGAGVFTTSVVRAACVDYDRQVLSSQNKFKAILCNAGQANACTGKLGEEIMLASIRCLQEALGTQDGILVASTGVIGRQIDREKFLTGIPQAVAALSREGGMAAAQAIVTTDLVTKVQAFETEIEGVTVRIGGMAKGSGMIHPQMATMLGFITCDAPVEPSLWQAMLRRAADKSFNQITVDGDTSTNDMVLALCNDRSGLPLVSDPDSEAAKTIESMLTDLCIYLAKKVARDGEGATCLIEVQVEGAGTDEEARQMARTIASSSLLKSAIFGRDPNWGRIAAAAGRSGVPFDPTQLRIQLGDYLLMERGQPLEFDRAGASQYLREQAERSGKEQKIDAPVVIQVQIGEGKGQGIAWGCDLTYDYVRINAEYTT
- a CDS encoding class I SAM-dependent methyltransferase yields the protein MILSAEQRRKLDETDDTLFYLQPRLVTHVDQLFILQLTNLYRKYLRPDMVILDLMSSWVSHLPKEIKYARVEGHGLNAEELAHNPQLDRYFVQNLNQNQRLPYEDATFDAVLNAVSVQYLQYPEAVFREIARILKPGGIAIVSFSNRMFFTKAIQAWINASEKERVELVKGYFTESGLFTEPEVIARPSWFSDPFYAVIARRK